The Muricauda sp. SCSIO 65647 genome includes a region encoding these proteins:
- the galE gene encoding UDP-glucose 4-epimerase GalE — MKILVTGGLGFIGSHTVVELQNEGFEVIIIDNLSNSSKEVLNGIESITGKEPIFEQMDLRDKQKVRDFFSEYDDIAGVIHFAASKAVGESVEKPLLYYENNLGTLVYLLQELVKKGRANFIFSSSCTVYGQADELPITENAPVKAAESPYGNTKQIGEEIISDTCKVNPQLAAIALRYFNPIGAHPSAEIGELPIGVPQNLVPFITQTGVGLREQLSVFGDDYPTPDGTCIRDYIHVVDVAKAHVVALQRLLEEKNEENFEVFNLGTGQGSSVLEVIQSFERVAGKKLNNKVVARRPGDVIQAYADTKKANEVLGWKALSTLDDAMASAWKWEQKIRK, encoded by the coding sequence ATGAAAATACTAGTGACCGGTGGTCTCGGCTTCATAGGCTCGCATACTGTGGTTGAGCTTCAGAATGAGGGTTTTGAGGTGATCATTATCGACAACCTTTCAAATTCTTCCAAAGAAGTATTGAACGGAATTGAATCCATCACGGGCAAAGAACCCATTTTCGAACAAATGGATCTGCGCGATAAACAGAAAGTGCGCGATTTTTTCTCAGAGTATGATGACATTGCGGGGGTCATTCATTTTGCGGCTTCCAAGGCCGTTGGTGAAAGTGTTGAGAAGCCCTTGCTATATTATGAGAACAATTTGGGCACTTTGGTATATCTACTTCAAGAATTGGTAAAAAAGGGTAGGGCCAATTTTATTTTTAGCTCTTCGTGTACGGTCTATGGCCAAGCCGATGAGTTGCCCATCACTGAAAATGCACCGGTGAAAGCTGCAGAATCTCCTTACGGCAACACAAAACAGATCGGTGAAGAGATTATCAGTGATACGTGCAAGGTGAATCCGCAATTGGCGGCCATTGCACTTCGTTACTTTAACCCTATCGGGGCGCACCCTAGTGCCGAGATAGGCGAATTGCCCATCGGAGTGCCCCAGAACCTTGTACCCTTTATTACCCAGACCGGGGTAGGCTTGCGCGAACAGCTTTCGGTCTTTGGTGATGATTATCCGACACCTGATGGCACTTGTATCAGGGATTATATACACGTGGTCGATGTGGCCAAGGCGCACGTAGTGGCACTACAGCGACTTCTTGAGGAGAAAAATGAAGAAAATTTTGAAGTGTTCAACCTTGGTACGGGACAAGGAAGCTCGGTATTGGAGGTCATTCAAAGTTTTGAACGTGTAGCGGGCAAAAAACTGAACAACAAGGTGGTAGCTCGACGACCTGGCGACGTCATTCAAGCTTATGCCGATACCAAAAAGGCAAACGAAGTCTTGGGATGGAAAGCCCTCTCTACTCTTGATGATGCCATGGCCTCGGCTTGGAAATGGGAACAAAAAATCAGAAAATAA
- the odhB gene encoding 2-oxoglutarate dehydrogenase complex dihydrolipoyllysine-residue succinyltransferase, with protein sequence MVLEMKVPSPGESITEVEIAEWLVEDGDYVEKDQAIAEVDSDKATLELPAEESGVITLKAEEGDAVAVGEIVCLIDTGAKKPEGGSDSKTETTKENKEEAPKKEEAPKKEEPQKETYASGTPSPAAKKILDEKGIDAKEVPGTGRDGRITKDDAMKAVPSMGTPTGGNRGETRSKLSLLRRKVAERLVAAKNETAMLTTFNEVDMSPIFELRKQYKETFKEKHGVSLGFMSFFTKAVIRALQMYPAVNSMIDGKEMISYDFCDISIAVSGPKGLMVPVIRNAENLTFRGVEAEVKRLAIRAREGQITVDEMTGGTFTISNGGVFGSMLSTPIINPPQSGILGMHNIVERPIAKDGAVVIAPVMYVALSYDHRIIDGRESVGFLVAVKEALEDPVELLMDGDVKKALEL encoded by the coding sequence ATGGTTTTAGAAATGAAAGTTCCCTCGCCGGGTGAATCGATAACTGAAGTAGAAATAGCCGAGTGGTTGGTCGAAGATGGCGATTACGTAGAAAAAGACCAAGCCATTGCCGAAGTCGATTCAGATAAGGCAACGTTAGAATTGCCAGCAGAGGAAAGTGGGGTCATTACCCTTAAGGCCGAAGAGGGTGATGCCGTAGCTGTGGGCGAAATAGTGTGCCTTATAGATACGGGCGCCAAAAAACCAGAAGGGGGCAGTGATTCAAAAACTGAAACCACAAAAGAAAACAAAGAGGAAGCTCCCAAAAAAGAAGAAGCTCCTAAAAAAGAAGAACCCCAAAAAGAAACCTACGCTTCTGGCACCCCTTCACCAGCGGCTAAAAAGATTTTGGATGAAAAGGGCATTGATGCCAAAGAAGTCCCAGGTACGGGTCGCGATGGCCGCATTACCAAAGACGATGCGATGAAAGCTGTGCCTTCAATGGGTACCCCGACAGGGGGCAATAGGGGTGAGACCCGCTCTAAATTATCATTGCTTCGCCGAAAAGTGGCAGAACGTTTGGTTGCCGCCAAGAACGAGACGGCCATGTTGACCACCTTCAATGAGGTCGATATGTCGCCCATCTTTGAACTCAGAAAACAATACAAAGAAACGTTCAAAGAAAAACATGGGGTCAGTTTGGGTTTTATGTCGTTCTTTACCAAAGCGGTGATTCGTGCGCTACAGATGTACCCTGCGGTCAATTCGATGATTGATGGAAAAGAAATGATTTCTTATGACTTCTGTGATATCAGCATTGCCGTCTCTGGGCCCAAAGGATTGATGGTGCCCGTAATACGTAATGCCGAGAATCTCACATTTAGGGGTGTTGAGGCCGAGGTAAAGCGATTGGCCATTAGGGCACGTGAAGGTCAGATAACCGTCGACGAAATGACGGGCGGCACATTCACCATATCCAACGGCGGTGTTTTTGGTTCCATGCTCTCGACACCGATCATCAATCCGCCCCAAAGTGGTATTTTGGGGATGCACAACATCGTTGAGCGGCCCATTGCCAAAGATGGGGCCGTTGTCATTGCGCCGGTCATGTACGTTGCATTGTCATATGACCACCGCATCATTGATGGCCGTGAGTCGGTCGGATTCTTGGTCGCCGTGAAGGAAGCACTCGAAGACCCGGTGGAATTGTTGATGGATGGCGATGTAAAAAAAGCCTTGGAACTTTAA
- a CDS encoding TIGR02281 family clan AA aspartic protease, with amino-acid sequence MKSLRKFLQKKDYIKVPLVFTETKHFELSAKINGVSGRFILDTGASNTCIGIDKIEFFKMASKESEIKAAGAGAIDMDTLISTKNHIEIGDWKRRKQKVVLFDLVHVNQALTNHSALPVDGIIGADILKKGKAVIDYDKKCLYLRIKKS; translated from the coding sequence ATGAAATCGCTACGAAAATTTCTTCAAAAAAAAGATTACATCAAGGTGCCTTTGGTGTTTACCGAAACCAAACATTTTGAACTCTCTGCAAAGATAAATGGTGTGTCAGGCCGTTTCATTCTCGATACCGGTGCCTCGAATACTTGTATCGGAATCGACAAAATCGAGTTCTTCAAAATGGCCTCAAAAGAATCAGAGATCAAGGCAGCAGGGGCAGGAGCCATTGATATGGACACGCTTATCTCTACCAAAAATCATATTGAAATCGGCGACTGGAAAAGAAGAAAACAAAAAGTAGTGCTTTTTGATCTTGTTCATGTGAACCAGGCATTGACGAACCATAGTGCATTGCCCGTAGACGGTATCATCGGTGCCGACATCCTCAAAAAAGGAAAGGCTGTCATCGATTACGACAAGAAATGCCTCTATCTCAGAATCAAAAAGTCTTAA
- a CDS encoding asparaginase, giving the protein MGRKANILLIYTGGTIGMVKDYKTGALRAFDFDELIANIPELHQLDCNLEGITFSRPIDSSNMNPKHWATIATLIEDNYHAFDGFVVLHGSDTMSYSGSALSFMLENLSKPVILTGSQLPIGDLRTDAKENLITSIQIASLRDNGEAMVQEVCLYFEYKLYRANRTTKINAEHFQAFASMNHPPLAESGVHLKLNHTYLYKEDNGSRPFRAHKKMDANVGVLKLFPGMGQKFLKAALGADGLKALVLETYGSGNAPIDDWFLDELKRAIEKGLHVINVTQCSGGSVVMGKYESSRRLMQLQLVNGKDITTEAAVTKAMWLLANGFSNDSFKTKFETVLRGEMNQN; this is encoded by the coding sequence ATGGGTAGAAAAGCCAATATTCTATTGATTTATACAGGGGGTACTATAGGCATGGTCAAAGATTACAAGACCGGTGCCTTGAGAGCGTTCGATTTTGATGAGCTTATCGCCAATATACCAGAATTGCACCAATTGGATTGTAATCTTGAGGGAATCACTTTCTCTAGGCCCATCGATTCATCGAATATGAATCCGAAGCATTGGGCCACCATCGCCACCCTGATTGAAGATAACTACCATGCTTTTGATGGGTTTGTCGTATTACATGGTAGCGATACCATGAGCTACTCGGGTTCAGCACTCAGTTTTATGCTTGAAAACCTATCAAAACCGGTTATTCTCACAGGTTCGCAGTTGCCCATTGGTGATTTGCGCACCGATGCCAAAGAGAATTTGATTACTTCCATACAGATAGCATCACTCCGTGATAATGGCGAGGCAATGGTGCAAGAGGTTTGCCTGTACTTTGAATATAAATTGTACCGGGCCAACAGAACCACAAAGATCAACGCCGAACACTTTCAAGCCTTCGCCTCGATGAACCATCCACCCTTGGCAGAGTCTGGCGTTCATCTGAAACTCAACCATACTTATTTATACAAAGAAGATAATGGGTCAAGGCCTTTTAGGGCCCACAAAAAAATGGACGCCAATGTCGGGGTGTTAAAACTGTTCCCGGGTATGGGGCAAAAATTTTTAAAAGCTGCCCTGGGGGCTGATGGCCTAAAAGCCTTGGTTCTTGAAACTTACGGATCGGGCAATGCCCCAATTGATGATTGGTTTCTCGATGAGTTGAAAAGGGCTATCGAGAAAGGGCTGCATGTCATAAATGTTACCCAATGTTCTGGTGGTAGTGTGGTCATGGGCAAGTATGAAAGCAGTCGTCGATTGATGCAGTTACAACTCGTTAACGGTAAGGATATTACTACTGAAGCCGCGGTAACCAAGGCTATGTGGCTTTTGGCCAATGGGTTTTCAAATGACAGCTTCAAAACTAAATTTGAAACGGTTCTACGAGGAGAAATGAACCAAAATTAA
- a CDS encoding DegT/DnrJ/EryC1/StrS family aminotransferase, which produces MRKIQMVDLKGQYEGIKDQINSSISNVLDSSAFINGPDVHAFQKELENYLGVKHVIPCANGTDALQICMMGLGLQPGDEVITADFTFAATVEVIALLNLTPVLVDVDPDTFNIDVKAVERAITPKTKAIVPVHLFGQCADMDALMDLAKKHNLFVIEDNAQAIGAAHISKNGEKQKAGTIGHVASTSFFPSKNLGCYGDGGAIFTNDDDLANIIRGIVNHGMYVRYHHDVVGVNSRLDSIQAAVLRAKLPRLDEYNQERRNAAQKYDTAFGDQKHIIRPKTVNDCDGICDTCDCHVFHQYTLRITNGKRDALVQHLNDNGVPCGVYYPIPLHKQKAYADERYNEDDFKVTNQLVQEVISLPMHTELDDEQIDFITDLVIKFVND; this is translated from the coding sequence ATGCGAAAAATACAGATGGTTGACCTCAAAGGCCAGTATGAGGGAATAAAAGACCAGATAAATTCATCAATCTCAAACGTACTGGATTCTTCGGCATTTATCAACGGCCCGGATGTGCACGCTTTTCAAAAAGAACTGGAAAATTATTTGGGGGTCAAGCATGTGATTCCCTGTGCCAATGGTACCGATGCCCTACAGATCTGTATGATGGGCTTGGGCCTTCAGCCCGGTGATGAGGTCATTACTGCCGATTTCACCTTTGCGGCCACCGTTGAGGTCATTGCACTGTTAAATTTGACGCCCGTGCTGGTCGATGTAGACCCTGACACCTTCAACATTGATGTCAAGGCGGTCGAAAGGGCCATAACGCCGAAGACAAAGGCCATTGTGCCCGTACACCTTTTTGGGCAGTGCGCCGATATGGATGCCTTGATGGATTTGGCCAAGAAGCATAATCTATTTGTCATCGAAGACAACGCACAGGCAATAGGCGCCGCGCATATCTCAAAAAATGGAGAAAAGCAAAAAGCAGGTACCATAGGCCATGTGGCCTCTACCTCTTTCTTCCCTTCCAAAAATTTGGGATGCTATGGTGATGGTGGGGCCATTTTCACCAATGATGATGATTTGGCCAATATCATTCGGGGCATTGTAAACCATGGCATGTATGTGCGCTACCATCATGATGTAGTGGGCGTCAACTCAAGATTGGACAGTATTCAGGCAGCCGTTTTGCGGGCAAAACTTCCGAGACTTGATGAGTATAACCAAGAAAGGAGAAATGCGGCCCAAAAGTATGACACGGCTTTCGGGGATCAAAAACATATCATAAGACCAAAAACGGTGAATGATTGTGATGGTATATGTGACACCTGCGATTGCCATGTTTTTCACCAATATACCTTGCGCATCACCAATGGCAAAAGAGATGCCCTGGTACAACATTTGAATGACAATGGTGTACCCTGTGGTGTTTACTATCCGATTCCGTTGCACAAACAGAAGGCGTACGCAGATGAGCGATACAATGAAGATGATTTCAAGGTTACCAATCAATTGGTCCAAGAAGTAATTTCACTGCCCATGCACACCGAGCTTGATGATGAGCAGATTGACTTCATAACCGATTTGGTAATAAAATTCGTTAACGACTGA
- a CDS encoding alpha-ketoglutarate decarboxylase: MTAFSPKAILGMYILSLFSITVISAQQNQSDFWSRVRLGGGFGLGFGNNTFNLQVAPSGIYQANDHFATGVGLQLNYSKFGDDTFLAYGASFMNFYNPVRPIQLSAELEQWRVNLSSDGVTGVAVDDNYWLTALFLGIGYTNGNVTFGIRYDVLYDDERSIYVDPLMPFIRVYF, from the coding sequence ATGACTGCGTTCAGCCCCAAGGCCATTTTGGGCATGTATATTTTATCACTGTTTTCGATTACCGTCATATCTGCACAGCAAAATCAGAGCGATTTTTGGAGCCGCGTTCGACTTGGGGGTGGGTTCGGGCTTGGCTTTGGCAACAACACCTTTAACCTTCAAGTTGCGCCCAGTGGCATCTATCAGGCAAATGATCATTTTGCAACGGGGGTCGGATTGCAATTGAATTATTCGAAATTTGGAGATGATACGTTTTTGGCATATGGTGCCTCTTTTATGAATTTCTACAACCCTGTTAGGCCAATACAGCTTTCGGCTGAGCTAGAACAATGGCGTGTTAACCTTTCGTCAGATGGTGTGACGGGCGTTGCTGTTGATGATAATTATTGGTTGACAGCGTTGTTTTTGGGGATAGGATATACTAATGGAAATGTCACTTTTGGCATTCGGTACGACGTACTATATGATGATGAGCGAAGCATCTATGTCGATCCACTGATGCCCTTCATACGTGTCTATTTTTAG
- a CDS encoding 2-oxoglutarate dehydrogenase E1 component has protein sequence MDKYSFLNAAHTSFFAELYDRYLTSPDSVEPSWRAFFQGFDFGLESSLDDLDIATSSNGATATVNGQLVEVPQSLQKEFQVIRLIDGYRTRGHLFTKTNPVRERRKYLPTLDIENFGLAENDLDTVFDAGSIIGIGSNPLRKIIEHLERIYCDAIGVEYMYIRKPELVQWIQNWLNVNDNHPSFSSGQKKHILGKLNEAVSFESFLHTKYVGQKRFSLEGGESLIPALDVIIEKAANAGVKQFVMGMAHRGRLNVLTNIFGKSPKDVFSEFDGKDYEETIFDGDVKYHLGWTSMRETDSGKMVNMNIAPNPSHLETVNAVVEGISRAKQDSSHQENISEVLPILVHGDAAFAAQGVVYEVIQMAQLDGYHTGGTIHIVVNNQIGFTTNYLDARSSTYCTDVGKVTLSPVMHINADDAEAVVHAAIFALEYRMRFKRDVFLDMLGYRKYGHNEGDEPKFTQPLLYKSISKHPNPRDIYAQKLMDQGIIDENYVKTLEKEYKKQLEEDLMDSRKVEKTRITPFMQDEWEGFKRVTEKPMLADIDTSYDLKKLNEVAESITKLPEEKKFLRKLVRLVESRHKMYFEDNKLDWAMGELLAYASLIEEGFDVRMTGQDVERGTFSHRHAVIKTEMHEEEVILLNEMGKNQNGTFHIYNSLLSEYAVMGFDYGYAMASPKTLTIWEAQFGDFSNGAQIVIDQYLSAAEDKWKLQNGLVLLLPHGYEGQGAEHSSARMERYLQLCAKDNMYVADVTTPANMFHLLRRQMKADFRKPLVVLTPKSLLRHPKVVSTKEDLAKGSFQEIIDDSLVKADKVRSLVFCTGKFYYDLLAKRDELGREDVALVRLEQLFPLPTEKIGAIIKKYKNAEEVVWAQEEPRNMGAWGHLLMHLDEAKNFRVASRRFYGAPAAGSAVRSQRRHAQVIDYVFDKTKDNFAIRK, from the coding sequence ATGGATAAATACTCGTTTTTAAACGCGGCCCATACCTCTTTTTTTGCTGAGCTCTATGACAGATATTTGACCAGTCCCGATAGTGTTGAGCCCAGTTGGAGGGCTTTTTTTCAGGGTTTTGATTTTGGATTGGAAAGTTCACTTGACGATCTTGACATAGCGACTTCTTCAAACGGTGCAACGGCAACGGTCAATGGGCAACTGGTCGAGGTGCCCCAGTCGTTACAGAAAGAGTTTCAGGTCATCCGTTTGATAGATGGGTATCGAACGAGAGGCCATTTGTTCACAAAGACCAATCCCGTTAGGGAAAGGCGCAAATATTTGCCCACCCTAGACATTGAAAATTTCGGACTTGCCGAAAATGACCTTGATACCGTGTTCGATGCAGGCAGCATTATCGGTATCGGTTCGAACCCGTTGCGAAAAATAATCGAGCACCTCGAGCGTATCTATTGCGATGCCATTGGGGTCGAATACATGTACATTCGAAAGCCCGAGCTTGTTCAGTGGATTCAAAATTGGCTCAATGTCAATGACAACCACCCAAGTTTTTCATCGGGTCAAAAAAAGCACATCCTCGGAAAACTCAATGAAGCCGTTTCTTTTGAAAGTTTTCTGCACACAAAATATGTTGGCCAGAAACGGTTCTCCCTAGAAGGCGGAGAATCTCTTATTCCCGCTTTGGATGTCATTATCGAAAAGGCTGCCAATGCCGGGGTAAAACAATTTGTAATGGGAATGGCTCACCGGGGCCGATTGAACGTACTGACGAATATTTTCGGCAAGTCGCCCAAAGATGTTTTCAGTGAGTTTGATGGTAAGGATTATGAAGAAACAATTTTTGATGGTGACGTAAAATACCATCTGGGATGGACATCAATGCGAGAGACCGATTCGGGCAAAATGGTCAACATGAACATTGCACCGAACCCATCACACCTTGAAACGGTCAATGCAGTGGTAGAGGGCATAAGCCGTGCAAAACAAGATAGCTCACATCAAGAAAATATTTCTGAGGTACTGCCCATTTTGGTACATGGAGATGCCGCGTTTGCAGCCCAGGGTGTCGTATATGAGGTGATTCAGATGGCCCAATTAGATGGGTACCACACAGGGGGCACCATACACATTGTGGTAAACAATCAAATCGGTTTTACCACCAATTACCTTGACGCACGGTCTTCGACCTATTGTACCGATGTCGGAAAAGTGACCTTGTCTCCCGTTATGCACATCAATGCAGATGATGCAGAGGCAGTGGTACATGCCGCAATTTTTGCCTTGGAATATCGCATGCGCTTCAAGAGAGATGTGTTTTTAGATATGCTGGGGTATAGAAAATATGGTCATAATGAAGGCGATGAGCCTAAATTTACCCAACCTTTGCTTTATAAATCAATTTCCAAGCATCCCAATCCGAGGGATATCTATGCCCAGAAATTGATGGATCAGGGAATCATCGATGAGAACTATGTAAAGACCCTTGAGAAAGAATACAAAAAGCAACTGGAGGAAGATTTAATGGATTCCCGAAAAGTTGAAAAAACCCGAATCACACCCTTCATGCAAGATGAATGGGAGGGTTTCAAACGGGTGACGGAAAAACCCATGCTTGCCGATATCGATACTTCATATGACCTAAAGAAGTTGAACGAAGTAGCTGAGAGCATTACCAAGCTTCCCGAAGAAAAGAAATTTCTAAGAAAACTGGTTCGATTGGTCGAAAGCAGGCACAAGATGTACTTTGAAGACAACAAACTTGATTGGGCCATGGGTGAGTTATTGGCCTATGCATCGTTGATCGAAGAGGGTTTTGATGTGCGAATGACCGGTCAAGATGTTGAAAGAGGAACCTTTTCCCACCGTCATGCGGTCATTAAGACCGAGATGCACGAAGAAGAAGTGATATTGTTGAATGAAATGGGAAAAAACCAAAATGGTACGTTCCACATCTATAATTCGCTACTTTCTGAGTATGCGGTCATGGGCTTTGATTATGGCTATGCCATGGCAAGCCCAAAGACCCTGACAATTTGGGAGGCACAGTTCGGTGATTTCAGCAATGGCGCACAAATAGTGATCGATCAATACCTGTCAGCTGCCGAAGACAAATGGAAACTGCAAAATGGCTTGGTACTGCTGCTTCCCCATGGTTATGAAGGGCAGGGGGCCGAACACTCTTCCGCTCGTATGGAGCGCTACCTTCAGCTATGTGCGAAAGACAATATGTATGTGGCCGACGTGACCACACCTGCCAATATGTTCCATTTATTGAGGCGTCAAATGAAAGCGGATTTCAGAAAACCTTTGGTGGTGCTGACCCCTAAAAGCCTGTTAAGGCATCCAAAGGTGGTCTCGACCAAAGAAGATTTGGCAAAAGGCAGTTTTCAAGAGATCATCGATGATAGCTTGGTCAAGGCAGATAAGGTAAGATCACTCGTTTTCTGCACGGGCAAATTTTACTACGACCTATTGGCAAAACGCGATGAGTTGGGGCGAGAAGATGTGGCTTTGGTACGCCTTGAGCAACTTTTTCCACTTCCAACTGAAAAAATAGGGGCAATCATCAAAAAATACAAAAACGCCGAAGAAGTGGTCTGGGCACAAGAAGAACCCCGCAATATGGGTGCTTGGGGCCATTTGCTGATGCATCTCGACGAGGCCAAGAATTTTAGGGTAGCCTCAAGAAGATTTTATGGTGCACCGGCGGCCGGTAGTGCTGTTCGTTCGCAAAGAAGGCATGCACAGGTCATCGATTATGTTTTTGACAAGACAAAAGATAATTTTGCAATTAGAAAATAA
- a CDS encoding TatD family hydrolase, which translates to MILTDTHTHLYSEAFDEDRDVMMGRALDAGVKRFFVPAIDSGYTEAMIRLEKEYPENVFLMAGLHPTHVKENYKEELGHVEKVLEQHKCYAIGETGIDLYWDKTFLKQQQEAFVHQIRLAKKNRLPVVIHCRESFDDIFEILEQEKDDDLYGIFHCFTGTKEQAEKAIGYNMKLGIGGVVTFKNGKIDQFLNQIDLRHIVLETDSPYLAPVPYRGKRNESAYLTLVLEKLSLIYDMPKGEIAAITTENSKAVFGI; encoded by the coding sequence ATGATCTTGACCGATACGCATACCCATCTGTACAGTGAGGCCTTTGATGAAGACCGTGACGTAATGATGGGGCGAGCACTTGATGCTGGAGTAAAACGTTTTTTTGTGCCGGCTATTGATTCGGGCTATACCGAGGCAATGATTCGGTTAGAAAAAGAATATCCTGAAAATGTTTTTTTGATGGCCGGGTTACACCCTACCCATGTCAAAGAGAATTACAAAGAAGAGCTCGGGCACGTCGAGAAGGTACTGGAACAACACAAATGCTATGCCATAGGAGAAACCGGTATTGACCTCTACTGGGACAAAACCTTTCTGAAACAACAGCAAGAAGCATTTGTGCATCAAATTCGCTTGGCGAAAAAGAACAGGCTCCCCGTTGTAATACACTGCAGGGAATCATTTGATGACATTTTTGAGATCTTAGAGCAAGAAAAGGACGATGATCTGTACGGTATTTTTCATTGCTTCACAGGAACAAAGGAACAAGCTGAAAAAGCTATTGGGTACAATATGAAGCTTGGCATCGGGGGGGTGGTCACTTTCAAGAACGGCAAAATTGACCAATTCTTGAATCAAATCGATTTGAGGCATATTGTTCTGGAGACCGATTCACCTTATTTGGCGCCAGTGCCCTATAGAGGAAAGCGTAACGAAAGTGCCTATTTGACCTTAGTGTTGGAAAAGTTGAGTTTGATATATGATATGCCTAAAGGCGAGATTGCGGCAATAACCACTGAAAACTCTAAAGCAGTTTTTGGCATTTAA